The genomic DNA AATCAATTCATTCAGCCGCGCTAACGCCGTCGTTTCAAAAAATCGCCGCCGGGCATCACGGTCTGTCATGGCAACGGCTTCCTGCCAGATTGCCCGGCCGCCTAAAAAGCCGGAGGCTCCGGCGCGGCAAGCCAGCTCCACCTGACGGCGGAAGACGCTGAAATCAGCCCCGGCGGAGAGAATCACCCAGGGTTTGGCGGAAGCCGCGTCCAGCGCCCGGCAGGCATCCAGCAGCCTCCCTTCATCGGTAACCAGCTTCATGTCAGCAGGGAACTCCGCCTTAAGCACGTCAATAGGCAGCGCCGTCATCATTTTCGCCGTAGCGATGACTATGTCGGTCTTTTTGGCGCCGTACGCTTCAGCGGACTCCCCGTCCAGCGCATAACTTACCGGTTCCACCAGAAACGGAATGTCATGCTCCCGGCATTGCGCAGCTGCCTTAGCCACCGTATCCAGTTGGATAGTAGCCAGGTCACCCGAATCCGGCCTGAAATAGACCAGCATTTTAACGGCTGAGGCACCGAGGCGTTTGATTTTCTCCACCCCCCAGCCGTCCAGCAGCCGGGTAACCCTGGCCGTTTTACCGCCCTCATAACCGGTGGCCTCCACACTGACCAGGAGGCCGGTGTTACCGGGCAAAGCGCCTGATGCTATGGCCTGGGCGGCCCCATAAATCGGGTCAAGCAGCACTCCGGATGACGCCGGGGCCAGAGCCCGGCATAAATCAAGCTTGAAATCCACCATCAGCCGGAAGCAGTCGGCGTCAGGGTCAATGCAAAGTCCCTTTTCCAATGAGCCGCGGTGATCCATGGCGGTCATAATAAATAACCCTTGAGCATCCGCCAGTTGCTGCAAGCCGCGTAATTTGCCGATGGTCAATGCATCATCAATTCCCATACTCTGATTATGCCCCTGTTTGGGGCTTAACGCAATCCTGACAGTATCCCCATCATGGAGTGACTAAGGTACTGAAAAATAAGTACTAATTGGGGTCTTGTATATGCCTCAGGGTTGATGTATAGTACTATTTGGTGAGCTATAGTTAGTTAAAGGAAGGTTTGAAGAGTTATGGGGCAAACAGTTAACCGGCCGGCGGTGACACCGATGCTGACCACCAGTGAAGTGGCCGTCGTTCTCAACGTTCATATCAATACCGTCAGACGCTGGAGCAACCAGGGCACGCTTAAATCCTATCAGTTAGGCCCCCGGGGCGACCGCCGCTTCCGGCGGGAGGATATAGACGCCTTTCTGGCTGGCCACCGCCACCCGGACAATGGTGCCTCCGGCTCTGAGGAACAAGGAGAATAGTCATGAATATGCACAAGACCAGAATCATGGTCTGCGATGAGCAGCCGTTCTTCCGTTCCGGCGTGGCCCACGCTCTGGGAAATAAGCAGGATTATGAAGTCATTGAGTGCGACCCTTCGGACAAGCCGCTGGAAAGAATAGAAGAAACCATGCCGGAGGTGGTGCTGCTCGGCTCGGATCTCACCTCCCAGAACGGGCTGGACCTGGGCCGGAAGATTGTGCGCCTGTTCCCCAACATCCGGGTCATTATCCTGTCACCCGACCCCAATGACGCGGAGCTTTTTGATGTCATCCGCACCGCTGCTGTGGCCTGTGTCCGGAAGAGTTCCACGCCGGAACAACTGCTGGAAACCATCCAGCGCGCTTCCCGCGGTGAATACCCCATCAATGAAAGCCTGCTGAGTCCCAACATCGCCCAGCGGGTGCTAAAGAACTTCCAGGAACTGGCCGATGATGATGACGGCCTGGACGTGGTCACCCCGCTGACACAGCGGGAGCGCCAGATACTTATCCGCGTCACCGACGGCCTGACCAACAAGCAGATTGCCACCGAGCTTAAAATAAGCGAACAGACCATCAAGAACCATGTCTCGGCCATCCTGCGCAAACTCAATGCCAATGACCGCGCCCATGCCGCCGTACTGGCCATCCGCCGGGGGTATATCCCCCTGGGTCAGGATAAAGGCCATGAACAAGCCGGGTAAAATAACGTTCGTTAATAATATTCAGCGCGTTTGAACTAACATAAATTGTATGATTAACTTGAATAAGGGGAATTAAAGAATGCCGGTATCCGCCACCGAAAAAAACATCGCCGCCGGACTGTCGGCCTATTTGCGCGGTCAGGGTTATGAGGTCACGGAAAAAGCGGCGCTTAAGGGCCGTTCCGGGCTGGAACACACTTTTGACATCCTTGGCCGCCGCAATGACGGCTTTACCCAGCGCACCATCGCTTTTGCCGTCCTGTCCGGTTTGTCTGATCAATCGGCCGCAGAATCAGCCATCTTCGCTTTTGCCAACAAAACCTATGATGCCGGCATCAATGAACGGGTGGTCATCCTGCCTTCGGCACTGGTGGCCAAATCCCAGGAATTCGCCGACAGCCAGAAGGTCCAAATATTTGACGAAGGGTCATTGGCTGCGCTGTTCAGCCAGAATGACCCGTCAACCGCCGCCGCGCCGACACTGAACCAACCGCTCAAGTTTGTCAGCCGGGCTGAACTGGTTGAAGCCTTAATTAAGA from Dehalogenimonas sp. W includes the following:
- a CDS encoding tagatose 1,6-diphosphate aldolase, which codes for MGIDDALTIGKLRGLQQLADAQGLFIMTAMDHRGSLEKGLCIDPDADCFRLMVDFKLDLCRALAPASSGVLLDPIYGAAQAIASGALPGNTGLLVSVEATGYEGGKTARVTRLLDGWGVEKIKRLGASAVKMLVYFRPDSGDLATIQLDTVAKAAAQCREHDIPFLVEPVSYALDGESAEAYGAKKTDIVIATAKMMTALPIDVLKAEFPADMKLVTDEGRLLDACRALDAASAKPWVILSAGADFSVFRRQVELACRAGASGFLGGRAIWQEAVAMTDRDARRRFFETTALARLNELIDLTRQWGRPWYRSADGIQEERALPDADWYRNY
- a CDS encoding helix-turn-helix domain-containing protein; this encodes MGQTVNRPAVTPMLTTSEVAVVLNVHINTVRRWSNQGTLKSYQLGPRGDRRFRREDIDAFLAGHRHPDNGASGSEEQGE
- a CDS encoding response regulator transcription factor, with product MNMHKTRIMVCDEQPFFRSGVAHALGNKQDYEVIECDPSDKPLERIEETMPEVVLLGSDLTSQNGLDLGRKIVRLFPNIRVIILSPDPNDAELFDVIRTAAVACVRKSSTPEQLLETIQRASRGEYPINESLLSPNIAQRVLKNFQELADDDDGLDVVTPLTQRERQILIRVTDGLTNKQIATELKISEQTIKNHVSAILRKLNANDRAHAAVLAIRRGYIPLGQDKGHEQAG